The DNA segment GCGGGTTTCTTCTCTTCCTTTTCTTCCTTCACTTCGGTCGCTTCAGTGACTACTTCTTCGCCTTCTGCTGCCTTTTTGGCTGCGGTCATTTCCTGTTCCTCCTTTTTAATTTACACCCATTGGTACTTTTCACTGGTCAGGCGGCTATTTCTTCCTTCTGTTCTTTTATCCTTTCCAGGCACGTCACGAGCCCGCGGGTGGTGCCGGAGAGCACCGTGACCAGGCCCCTGACCGGGCCGATCATGGTCCCAGCCAGTTGCGCCAGCAGGACCTCCCTCGAAGGCAGGTCGGCCAGGGCCCTGACCTGCTCCACGGAGAGGATGTCGTCTCCCAGGATGGCTCCCTTTATGACGAGGGCTTCGTTGCCCCTCTCTCGGGAGAAGTCCCTTATCACCTTTGCCACCGCCGCGGCATCTTCATAGGCGATGGTGAAGGAGTTGGGGCCGGTCATGATGGAGTCGGGAACGGGCATGGACTCCTCGCGAAGGGCTATCCCCATGAGGGTGTTCTTGGCCACGTTCATCTCGCCGCCGGCGCCGCGGATGGCCGCCCGGAGGGCGGTTATCTTCGAGACATTCAGCCCCCTGTATTCGCATACGAAAAGGGCTTCCGATTCCTGCAGTTTTTCCCTTAGCGACTCAACCTGATCGATCTTCAATTGCGAAGGCATTTATTCACCTCCTCGCATAAAAAACTCCCGGACCCTTCGGGCCCGGGAGATCTGAACACATAGGTGTGGCATGCGTCAGGCTCTTCCAGACCTCGGCGGGCAAGTCATTAAGCGCAAAAGGCGCGCA comes from the Thermovirga sp. genome and includes:
- a CDS encoding 50S ribosomal protein L10, with amino-acid sequence MPSQLKIDQVESLREKLQESEALFVCEYRGLNVSKITALRAAIRGAGGEMNVAKNTLMGIALREESMPVPDSIMTGPNSFTIAYEDAAAVAKVIRDFSRERGNEALVIKGAILGDDILSVEQVRALADLPSREVLLAQLAGTMIGPVRGLVTVLSGTTRGLVTCLERIKEQKEEIAA